The DNA window ATTATTTGTGAATCCCATTTCTCGATTTTTCTGTACATGGCTTGGTGCATTTCCACTAAATCGCGGTGCTATCGACAAGGTAGCTATACGTCATGCCTTAGGATTATTGAAAGACAATAAGGTGCTAGGGATATTTGCTGAAGGAAACCGTCAAAAGAGCGGTAAGCTTGGAAGATTTCATGATGGCGCAGCATCAATTGCATTGCGTACAGGCATTGGTATAACACCAGTTGCTATTATTGGATCTCATAATATGAAGAAAAATCAAGTAGCTTGTATTATTGGTAAACAAGTTCCTGTAAATAAAGCTAAACCAACACCTGAAGCAATCAAA is part of the Veillonella sp. genome and encodes:
- a CDS encoding 1-acyl-sn-glycerol-3-phosphate acyltransferase, producing MNKFSTWLWRTAFWLRYKVGYGLKVYGRDNFPMEGPVIVVPNHLSNNDPPICGYALPRHVHFMAKQELFVNPISRFFCTWLGAFPLNRGAIDKVAIRHALGLLKDNKVLGIFAEGNRQKSGKLGRFHDGAASIALRTGIGITPVAIIGSHNMKKNQVACIIGKQVPVNKAKPTPEAIKEVNDRVKGEIQRMIDSYHENRIEETLWK